The following coding sequences lie in one Bacillota bacterium genomic window:
- a CDS encoding zinc ribbon domain-containing protein — translation MPIYEFKCPRCGRRVEELCSMGEKGGPLVCPGCGHAGLSRVFSTFSTGGRNGEGKPTGGGCSGCGSHNCSTCH, via the coding sequence ATGCCGATTTATGAGTTCAAGTGCCCCCGGTGCGGACGCAGAGTGGAAGAGCTGTGCTCGATGGGGGAGAAGGGCGGACCTCTGGTCTGCCCGGGCTGCGGCCACGCCGGACTGAGCCGTGTCTTCTCCACCTTCTCCACCGGCGGCCGGAACGGCGAAGGCAAGCCTACCGGGGGCGGGTGCTCGGGCTGCGGTTCCCACAACTGCTCGACTTGTCACTGA
- a CDS encoding small, acid-soluble spore protein, alpha/beta type: MAQFTNRPKLLPDEVRDRFKYEIAEEIGLLDQIESVGWPEMPSRECGRIGGRIGGNMVKVMIRYAEQSLSQGRK; encoded by the coding sequence TTGGCCCAGTTCACGAATCGGCCAAAGCTCCTACCTGACGAGGTCCGCGATCGCTTCAAGTACGAAATCGCCGAGGAGATCGGGCTGCTCGACCAGATCGAGTCGGTCGGGTGGCCGGAGATGCCCTCCAGGGAATGCGGCCGCATCGGAGGCAGGATCGGCGGCAACATGGTCAAGGTCATGATCCGCTATGCGGAGCAGTCCCTCTCGCAGGGCCGAAAGTAA